The Panicum virgatum strain AP13 chromosome 5K, P.virgatum_v5, whole genome shotgun sequence genome has a window encoding:
- the LOC120705680 gene encoding homeobox-leucine zipper protein HOX29-like isoform X3, which translates to MVTAKEAAAAMDASKYVRYTPEQVEALERLYYECPKPSSLRRQQLVRDCPVLANVDPKQIKVWFQNRRCREKQRKESSRLQALNRKLTAMNKLLMEENDRLQKQVSQLVYENGYYRQQTQSAGLTTTDTSCESVVTSGHQNVAAAQPQAAQPRDASPAGLMSIAEETLTEFLSKATGTAVEWVQMPGMKPGPDSIGIIAISHGCAGVAARACGLVGMEPAKVAEILKDRPLWLRDCRSMEVVNVLPAGNNGTIELLYMQFYAPTTLAPARDFWLLRYTSILDDGSLVVCERSLSSKQGGPSMPLVQPFIRGEMLPSGFLIRPSDGGGSIIHIVDHMDLEPWSVPEVVRPLYESSAMVAQKTSMAALRYLRQVAHEDTHSVITGWGRQPAALWALSQKLTRGFNEALNGLADDGWSVIESDGVDDVCISVNSSPSKVINCNAAFNNGLPIVSSSVLCAKASMLLQDVSPPALLRFMREQRSQWADSSLDAFFASAMKPNFCNLPMSRLGGFSGQVILPLAHTFDPEEFLEVIKLGNASTYQDALMHRDLFLLQMYNGVDENTVGTCSELIFAPIDASFSDDSPLLPSGFRIIPIDSPLDTSSPKCTLDLASTLEVGTPRSRISGSGSGNAACASSKAIMTIAFQFAFESHLQDSVATMARQYMRSIITSVQRIALALSSSRLVPQVGGISHAPAAASATPEAATLSRWICQSYRFHFGSELIKSADANGCEAGLKALWHHASAILCCSLKAMPVFTFANQSGLDMLETTLVALQDITLEKVLDDQGRRSLCAELPGVVEQGFACIPGGLCVSGLGRPVSYEKALAWKVLDDDSGAHCICFMFVNWSFVASTM; encoded by the exons ATGGTGACGGcgaaggaggccgcggcggccatggacgcGAGCAAGTACGTGCGGTACACGCCGGAGCAGGTGGAGGCGCTGGAGCGGCTCTACTACGAGTGCCCCAAGCcgagctcgctgcgccgccaGCAGCTCGTCCGCGACTGCCCCGTCCTCGCCAACGTCGACCCCAAGCAGATCAAAGTCTGGTTCCAGAACCGCAG GTGCCGGGAGAAGCAGCGGAAGGAGTCGTCGCGGCTTCAGGCGCTGAACCGGAAGCTGACGGCCATGAACAAGCTGCTCATGGAGGAGAACGACCGCCTGCAGAAGCAGGTCTCGCAGCTCGTCTACGAGAACGGCTACTACCGCCAGCAGACGCAGAGC GCGGGGCTGACGACGACGGACACGAGCTGCGAGTCAGTGGTCACCAGCGGCCACCAgaacgtggcggcggcgcaaccgCAGGCGGCTCAGCCGCGCGACGCGAGCCCTGCTGG GTTGATGTCCATAGCGGAGGAGACATTGACGGAGTTTCTGTCCAAGGCCACCGGGACCGCCGTCGAGTGGGTCCAGATGCCTGGGATGAAG CCTGGTCCGGATTCCATTGGAATCATTGCCATCTCGCATGGTTGCGCGGGTGTCGCTGCGCGGGCTTGCGGCCTCGTGGGCATGGAGCCTGCGAAA GTTGCTGAAATCCTCAAGGATCGCCCGTTGTGGCTACGCGATTGCCGTTCCATGGAAGTGGTGAATGTTCTGCCTGCCGGTAACAATGGCACAATTGAGCTTCTCTACATGCAG TTCTATGCCCCCACCACACTGGCACCAGCTCGAGACTTCTGGCTGTTGCGGTACACCTCCATTCTTGATGATGGGAGTTTAGTG GTGTGTGAAAGGTCGCTCAGTAGCAAGCAAGGTGGCCCAAGCATGCCTCTTGTCCAGCCTTTTATCAGGGGTGAGATGCTTCCTAGTGGGTTCTTGATCCGGCCTAGCGATGGTGGAGGAAGTATCATACACATAGTTGATCATATGGACTTAGAg CCTTGGAGCGTGCCTGAAGTTGTGCGTCCACTTTACGAATCCTCTGCAATGGTTGCCCAGAAGACGTCTATGGCG GCTTTGCGCTATCTTAGGCAGGTTGCGCATGAAGATACCCATTCTGTAATAACTGGATGGGGACGGCAGCCTGCTGCTTTATGGGCTCTGAGCCAAAAGCTCACCAG AGGTTTCAATGAAGCTCTCAATGGGCTTGCAGATGATGGATGGTCTGTGATTGAAAGTGATGGTGTTGATGATGTTTGTATCTCAGTAAACTCATCCCCGAGTAAAGTTATCAACTGCAATGCAGCTTTCAATAATGGACTGCCCATAGTCAGTAGCAGTGTTCTTTGTGCAAAGGCATCTATGCTGCTGCAG GATGTTTCTCCACCAGCGCTCCTACGGTTTATGAGGGAACAACGGTCACAGTGGGCTGACAGTAGTTTAGATGCATTCTTTGCTTCTGCAATGAAACCTAATTTCTGCAATTTGCCTATGTCTCGCCTTGGAGGATTCAGTGGTCAGGTCATACTTCCTTTAGCCCACACATTTGACCCTGAAGAA TTCCTCGAAGTCATCAAATTAGGAAATGCCAGTACTTACCAAGATGCACTCATGCATCGTGATCTGTTTCTGTTGCAG ATGTACAACGGTGTAGATGAGAACACTGTAGGCACATGTTCAGAGCTCATCTTTGCACCCATAGATGCATCATTCAGCGATGACTCCCCGCTCCTGCCGTCCGGTTTCCGCATCATTCCCATCGACTCTCCTCTT GACACATCTAGCCCCAAGTGCACGTTGGACCTTGCCTCCACCCTCGAGGTTGGCACGCCCCGGAGCCGGATATCCGGCAGTGGTTCCGGGAACGCAGCTTGCGCCAGCTCCAAGGCCATCATGACGATCGCGTTCCAGTTTGCCTTCGAGAGCCACCTGCAGGACAGTGTTGCAACCATGGCCAGGCAGTACATGCGCAGCATCATCACGTCGGTTCAGAGGATCGCGCTGGCACTCTCATCTTCGCGCCTTGTTCCTCAGGTCGGTGGCATCAGCCAcgctcctgccgccgcctcaGCTACTCCGGAGGCAGCCACGCTCTCCAGATGGATTTGCCAGAGTTACAG GTTTCATTTTGGGTCTGAGCTCATTAAATCTGCTGATGCCAATGGCTGCGAAGCAGGGCTAAAAGCACTTTGGCATCATGCCAGCGCTATACTCTGCTGCTCACTAAAG GCCATGCCGGTGTTCACGTTCGCGAACCAGTCCGGGCTGGACATGCTGGAGACGACGCTGGTGGCGCTCCAGGACATCACCCTGGAGAAGGTGCTGGACGACCAGGGGAGGAGGAGCCTGTGCGCGGAGCTCCCCGGCGTCGTGGAGCAGGGGTTCGCGTGCATCCCCGGTGGCCTGTGCGTGTCGGGGCTCGGCCGGCCGGTGTCGTACGAGAAGGCGCTGGCGTGGAAGGTGCTCGACGACGACAGCGGCGCGCACTGCATCTGCTTCATGTTCGTTAACTGGTCCTTCGTTGCATCAACGATGTAG
- the LOC120705680 gene encoding homeobox-leucine zipper protein HOX29-like isoform X2, with product MVTAKEAAAAMDASKYVRYTPEQVEALERLYYECPKPSSLRRQQLVRDCPVLANVDPKQIKVWFQNRRCREKQRKESSRLQALNRKLTAMNKLLMEENDRLQKQVSQLVYENGYYRQQTQSPPATLQAGLTTTDTSCESVVTSGHQNVAAAQPQAAQPRDASPAGLMSIAEETLTEFLSKATGTAVEWVQMPGMKPGPDSIGIIAISHGCAGVAARACGLVGMEPAKVAEILKDRPLWLRDCRSMEVVNVLPAGNNGTIELLYMQFYAPTTLAPARDFWLLRYTSILDDGSLVVCERSLSSKQGGPSMPLVQPFIRGEMLPSGFLIRPSDGGGSIIHIVDHMDLEPWSVPEVVRPLYESSAMVAQKTSMAALRYLRQVAHEDTHSVITGWGRQPAALWALSQKLTRGFNEALNGLADDGWSVIESDGVDDVCISVNSSPSKVINCNAAFNNGLPIVSSSVLCAKASMLLQDVSPPALLRFMREQRSQWADSSLDAFFASAMKPNFCNLPMSRLGGFSGQVILPLAHTFDPEEFLEVIKLGNASTYQDALMHRDLFLLQMYNGVDENTVGTCSELIFAPIDASFSDDSPLLPSGFRIIPIDSPLDTSSPKCTLDLASTLEVGTPRSRISGSGSGNAACASSKAIMTIAFQFAFESHLQDSVATMARQYMRSIITSVQRIALALSSSRLVPQVGGISHAPAAASATPEAATLSRWICQSYRFHFGSELIKSADANGCEAGLKALWHHASAILCCSLKAMPVFTFANQSGLDMLETTLVALQDITLEKVLDDQGRRSLCAELPGVVEQGFACIPGGLCVSGLGRPVSYEKALAWKVLDDDSGAHCICFMFVNWSFVASTM from the exons ATGGTGACGGcgaaggaggccgcggcggccatggacgcGAGCAAGTACGTGCGGTACACGCCGGAGCAGGTGGAGGCGCTGGAGCGGCTCTACTACGAGTGCCCCAAGCcgagctcgctgcgccgccaGCAGCTCGTCCGCGACTGCCCCGTCCTCGCCAACGTCGACCCCAAGCAGATCAAAGTCTGGTTCCAGAACCGCAG GTGCCGGGAGAAGCAGCGGAAGGAGTCGTCGCGGCTTCAGGCGCTGAACCGGAAGCTGACGGCCATGAACAAGCTGCTCATGGAGGAGAACGACCGCCTGCAGAAGCAGGTCTCGCAGCTCGTCTACGAGAACGGCTACTACCGCCAGCAGACGCAGAGC CCGCCGGCGACGTTGCAGGCGGGGCTGACGACGACGGACACGAGCTGCGAGTCAGTGGTCACCAGCGGCCACCAgaacgtggcggcggcgcaaccgCAGGCGGCTCAGCCGCGCGACGCGAGCCCTGCTGG GTTGATGTCCATAGCGGAGGAGACATTGACGGAGTTTCTGTCCAAGGCCACCGGGACCGCCGTCGAGTGGGTCCAGATGCCTGGGATGAAG CCTGGTCCGGATTCCATTGGAATCATTGCCATCTCGCATGGTTGCGCGGGTGTCGCTGCGCGGGCTTGCGGCCTCGTGGGCATGGAGCCTGCGAAA GTTGCTGAAATCCTCAAGGATCGCCCGTTGTGGCTACGCGATTGCCGTTCCATGGAAGTGGTGAATGTTCTGCCTGCCGGTAACAATGGCACAATTGAGCTTCTCTACATGCAG TTCTATGCCCCCACCACACTGGCACCAGCTCGAGACTTCTGGCTGTTGCGGTACACCTCCATTCTTGATGATGGGAGTTTAGTG GTGTGTGAAAGGTCGCTCAGTAGCAAGCAAGGTGGCCCAAGCATGCCTCTTGTCCAGCCTTTTATCAGGGGTGAGATGCTTCCTAGTGGGTTCTTGATCCGGCCTAGCGATGGTGGAGGAAGTATCATACACATAGTTGATCATATGGACTTAGAg CCTTGGAGCGTGCCTGAAGTTGTGCGTCCACTTTACGAATCCTCTGCAATGGTTGCCCAGAAGACGTCTATGGCG GCTTTGCGCTATCTTAGGCAGGTTGCGCATGAAGATACCCATTCTGTAATAACTGGATGGGGACGGCAGCCTGCTGCTTTATGGGCTCTGAGCCAAAAGCTCACCAG AGGTTTCAATGAAGCTCTCAATGGGCTTGCAGATGATGGATGGTCTGTGATTGAAAGTGATGGTGTTGATGATGTTTGTATCTCAGTAAACTCATCCCCGAGTAAAGTTATCAACTGCAATGCAGCTTTCAATAATGGACTGCCCATAGTCAGTAGCAGTGTTCTTTGTGCAAAGGCATCTATGCTGCTGCAG GATGTTTCTCCACCAGCGCTCCTACGGTTTATGAGGGAACAACGGTCACAGTGGGCTGACAGTAGTTTAGATGCATTCTTTGCTTCTGCAATGAAACCTAATTTCTGCAATTTGCCTATGTCTCGCCTTGGAGGATTCAGTGGTCAGGTCATACTTCCTTTAGCCCACACATTTGACCCTGAAGAA TTCCTCGAAGTCATCAAATTAGGAAATGCCAGTACTTACCAAGATGCACTCATGCATCGTGATCTGTTTCTGTTGCAG ATGTACAACGGTGTAGATGAGAACACTGTAGGCACATGTTCAGAGCTCATCTTTGCACCCATAGATGCATCATTCAGCGATGACTCCCCGCTCCTGCCGTCCGGTTTCCGCATCATTCCCATCGACTCTCCTCTT GACACATCTAGCCCCAAGTGCACGTTGGACCTTGCCTCCACCCTCGAGGTTGGCACGCCCCGGAGCCGGATATCCGGCAGTGGTTCCGGGAACGCAGCTTGCGCCAGCTCCAAGGCCATCATGACGATCGCGTTCCAGTTTGCCTTCGAGAGCCACCTGCAGGACAGTGTTGCAACCATGGCCAGGCAGTACATGCGCAGCATCATCACGTCGGTTCAGAGGATCGCGCTGGCACTCTCATCTTCGCGCCTTGTTCCTCAGGTCGGTGGCATCAGCCAcgctcctgccgccgcctcaGCTACTCCGGAGGCAGCCACGCTCTCCAGATGGATTTGCCAGAGTTACAG GTTTCATTTTGGGTCTGAGCTCATTAAATCTGCTGATGCCAATGGCTGCGAAGCAGGGCTAAAAGCACTTTGGCATCATGCCAGCGCTATACTCTGCTGCTCACTAAAG GCCATGCCGGTGTTCACGTTCGCGAACCAGTCCGGGCTGGACATGCTGGAGACGACGCTGGTGGCGCTCCAGGACATCACCCTGGAGAAGGTGCTGGACGACCAGGGGAGGAGGAGCCTGTGCGCGGAGCTCCCCGGCGTCGTGGAGCAGGGGTTCGCGTGCATCCCCGGTGGCCTGTGCGTGTCGGGGCTCGGCCGGCCGGTGTCGTACGAGAAGGCGCTGGCGTGGAAGGTGCTCGACGACGACAGCGGCGCGCACTGCATCTGCTTCATGTTCGTTAACTGGTCCTTCGTTGCATCAACGATGTAG
- the LOC120705680 gene encoding homeobox-leucine zipper protein HOX29-like isoform X1 — MVTAKEAAAAMDASKYVRYTPEQVEALERLYYECPKPSSLRRQQLVRDCPVLANVDPKQIKVWFQNRRCREKQRKESSRLQALNRKLTAMNKLLMEENDRLQKQVSQLVYENGYYRQQTQSVRVDLSRVLPLTSSSSSSHCKPTPRPQPPATLQAGLTTTDTSCESVVTSGHQNVAAAQPQAAQPRDASPAGLMSIAEETLTEFLSKATGTAVEWVQMPGMKPGPDSIGIIAISHGCAGVAARACGLVGMEPAKVAEILKDRPLWLRDCRSMEVVNVLPAGNNGTIELLYMQFYAPTTLAPARDFWLLRYTSILDDGSLVVCERSLSSKQGGPSMPLVQPFIRGEMLPSGFLIRPSDGGGSIIHIVDHMDLEPWSVPEVVRPLYESSAMVAQKTSMAALRYLRQVAHEDTHSVITGWGRQPAALWALSQKLTRGFNEALNGLADDGWSVIESDGVDDVCISVNSSPSKVINCNAAFNNGLPIVSSSVLCAKASMLLQDVSPPALLRFMREQRSQWADSSLDAFFASAMKPNFCNLPMSRLGGFSGQVILPLAHTFDPEEFLEVIKLGNASTYQDALMHRDLFLLQMYNGVDENTVGTCSELIFAPIDASFSDDSPLLPSGFRIIPIDSPLDTSSPKCTLDLASTLEVGTPRSRISGSGSGNAACASSKAIMTIAFQFAFESHLQDSVATMARQYMRSIITSVQRIALALSSSRLVPQVGGISHAPAAASATPEAATLSRWICQSYRFHFGSELIKSADANGCEAGLKALWHHASAILCCSLKAMPVFTFANQSGLDMLETTLVALQDITLEKVLDDQGRRSLCAELPGVVEQGFACIPGGLCVSGLGRPVSYEKALAWKVLDDDSGAHCICFMFVNWSFVASTM, encoded by the exons ATGGTGACGGcgaaggaggccgcggcggccatggacgcGAGCAAGTACGTGCGGTACACGCCGGAGCAGGTGGAGGCGCTGGAGCGGCTCTACTACGAGTGCCCCAAGCcgagctcgctgcgccgccaGCAGCTCGTCCGCGACTGCCCCGTCCTCGCCAACGTCGACCCCAAGCAGATCAAAGTCTGGTTCCAGAACCGCAG GTGCCGGGAGAAGCAGCGGAAGGAGTCGTCGCGGCTTCAGGCGCTGAACCGGAAGCTGACGGCCATGAACAAGCTGCTCATGGAGGAGAACGACCGCCTGCAGAAGCAGGTCTCGCAGCTCGTCTACGAGAACGGCTACTACCGCCAGCAGACGCAGAGCGTACGTGTCGATCTCTCTCGTGTCCTCCCTCtcacatcttcttcttcttcttcgcactGCAAACCAACTCCCCGTCCTCAGCCGCCGGCGACGTTGCAGGCGGGGCTGACGACGACGGACACGAGCTGCGAGTCAGTGGTCACCAGCGGCCACCAgaacgtggcggcggcgcaaccgCAGGCGGCTCAGCCGCGCGACGCGAGCCCTGCTGG GTTGATGTCCATAGCGGAGGAGACATTGACGGAGTTTCTGTCCAAGGCCACCGGGACCGCCGTCGAGTGGGTCCAGATGCCTGGGATGAAG CCTGGTCCGGATTCCATTGGAATCATTGCCATCTCGCATGGTTGCGCGGGTGTCGCTGCGCGGGCTTGCGGCCTCGTGGGCATGGAGCCTGCGAAA GTTGCTGAAATCCTCAAGGATCGCCCGTTGTGGCTACGCGATTGCCGTTCCATGGAAGTGGTGAATGTTCTGCCTGCCGGTAACAATGGCACAATTGAGCTTCTCTACATGCAG TTCTATGCCCCCACCACACTGGCACCAGCTCGAGACTTCTGGCTGTTGCGGTACACCTCCATTCTTGATGATGGGAGTTTAGTG GTGTGTGAAAGGTCGCTCAGTAGCAAGCAAGGTGGCCCAAGCATGCCTCTTGTCCAGCCTTTTATCAGGGGTGAGATGCTTCCTAGTGGGTTCTTGATCCGGCCTAGCGATGGTGGAGGAAGTATCATACACATAGTTGATCATATGGACTTAGAg CCTTGGAGCGTGCCTGAAGTTGTGCGTCCACTTTACGAATCCTCTGCAATGGTTGCCCAGAAGACGTCTATGGCG GCTTTGCGCTATCTTAGGCAGGTTGCGCATGAAGATACCCATTCTGTAATAACTGGATGGGGACGGCAGCCTGCTGCTTTATGGGCTCTGAGCCAAAAGCTCACCAG AGGTTTCAATGAAGCTCTCAATGGGCTTGCAGATGATGGATGGTCTGTGATTGAAAGTGATGGTGTTGATGATGTTTGTATCTCAGTAAACTCATCCCCGAGTAAAGTTATCAACTGCAATGCAGCTTTCAATAATGGACTGCCCATAGTCAGTAGCAGTGTTCTTTGTGCAAAGGCATCTATGCTGCTGCAG GATGTTTCTCCACCAGCGCTCCTACGGTTTATGAGGGAACAACGGTCACAGTGGGCTGACAGTAGTTTAGATGCATTCTTTGCTTCTGCAATGAAACCTAATTTCTGCAATTTGCCTATGTCTCGCCTTGGAGGATTCAGTGGTCAGGTCATACTTCCTTTAGCCCACACATTTGACCCTGAAGAA TTCCTCGAAGTCATCAAATTAGGAAATGCCAGTACTTACCAAGATGCACTCATGCATCGTGATCTGTTTCTGTTGCAG ATGTACAACGGTGTAGATGAGAACACTGTAGGCACATGTTCAGAGCTCATCTTTGCACCCATAGATGCATCATTCAGCGATGACTCCCCGCTCCTGCCGTCCGGTTTCCGCATCATTCCCATCGACTCTCCTCTT GACACATCTAGCCCCAAGTGCACGTTGGACCTTGCCTCCACCCTCGAGGTTGGCACGCCCCGGAGCCGGATATCCGGCAGTGGTTCCGGGAACGCAGCTTGCGCCAGCTCCAAGGCCATCATGACGATCGCGTTCCAGTTTGCCTTCGAGAGCCACCTGCAGGACAGTGTTGCAACCATGGCCAGGCAGTACATGCGCAGCATCATCACGTCGGTTCAGAGGATCGCGCTGGCACTCTCATCTTCGCGCCTTGTTCCTCAGGTCGGTGGCATCAGCCAcgctcctgccgccgcctcaGCTACTCCGGAGGCAGCCACGCTCTCCAGATGGATTTGCCAGAGTTACAG GTTTCATTTTGGGTCTGAGCTCATTAAATCTGCTGATGCCAATGGCTGCGAAGCAGGGCTAAAAGCACTTTGGCATCATGCCAGCGCTATACTCTGCTGCTCACTAAAG GCCATGCCGGTGTTCACGTTCGCGAACCAGTCCGGGCTGGACATGCTGGAGACGACGCTGGTGGCGCTCCAGGACATCACCCTGGAGAAGGTGCTGGACGACCAGGGGAGGAGGAGCCTGTGCGCGGAGCTCCCCGGCGTCGTGGAGCAGGGGTTCGCGTGCATCCCCGGTGGCCTGTGCGTGTCGGGGCTCGGCCGGCCGGTGTCGTACGAGAAGGCGCTGGCGTGGAAGGTGCTCGACGACGACAGCGGCGCGCACTGCATCTGCTTCATGTTCGTTAACTGGTCCTTCGTTGCATCAACGATGTAG